One part of the Cyclobacteriaceae bacterium genome encodes these proteins:
- a CDS encoding NAD(P)/FAD-dependent oxidoreductase, producing MPQANTARTHIADLNKPRIIIIGGGFGGLEVAKGLNGSKAQVVLFDRYNHHTFQPLLYQVASSGLETSSIVFPFRKRFANQNNFFFRMGEVIAIKPQENYIETSIGQLKYDYLVIANGATTNYYGMKDVEENAIPMKTIIDAIQLRNKIIRNLEIALLTDDLEQMNSLMDFVIVGGGPTGVELAGALTELKKHVFPKDYKELEFTHMDIHLVEAGPRLLNGMSAKASEKALEYLQNMGVKVHLSTAVKSYNGTEVLLNTGERLISRTLIWAAGVKGSPIDGLNANAIGKSGRIIVDEFNRVKGYENIFAIGDAAVMEGDAGFPQGHPMMAPPAMQQGQLLAKNLKRLLQQKNMKPFLYFDKGSMATIGRNRAVVDLGKLRFQGFFAWFVWMFVHLISIIGFRNKFFVMFSWFWSYFSYDKSNRLIISRNKDGVN from the coding sequence ATGCCACAAGCCAACACTGCACGCACTCACATTGCCGACCTTAACAAGCCCCGCATCATTATCATTGGCGGTGGGTTTGGGGGACTTGAAGTAGCTAAGGGACTTAATGGATCAAAAGCGCAGGTTGTACTTTTTGATCGGTATAACCACCACACCTTTCAGCCCCTTTTGTACCAGGTAGCCAGCTCAGGTTTAGAAACCAGTTCCATCGTTTTCCCTTTTCGGAAACGCTTTGCCAATCAGAACAATTTCTTTTTTCGAATGGGCGAGGTAATCGCCATAAAACCGCAGGAAAATTATATCGAAACGTCCATTGGACAATTGAAGTACGATTACCTGGTTATTGCGAATGGTGCCACCACCAATTACTACGGCATGAAAGACGTTGAGGAGAATGCCATTCCCATGAAAACGATCATTGATGCCATTCAACTGCGCAACAAAATAATCCGCAACCTTGAAATTGCTTTGCTTACAGACGACCTGGAACAAATGAACAGCCTGATGGACTTTGTGATTGTAGGTGGTGGGCCTACTGGTGTGGAGTTAGCCGGGGCTTTGACCGAATTGAAAAAGCATGTTTTTCCTAAAGACTATAAAGAACTGGAGTTTACCCATATGGACATCCACCTGGTGGAAGCAGGGCCACGGTTATTAAATGGCATGTCAGCCAAAGCCTCGGAAAAAGCGCTGGAGTATCTACAAAACATGGGCGTAAAGGTGCACCTGAGCACGGCTGTAAAATCCTATAACGGCACAGAAGTACTATTGAACACCGGGGAAAGGCTTATTTCCCGGACACTAATATGGGCGGCCGGGGTTAAAGGGAGCCCGATTGATGGACTAAACGCAAATGCGATTGGAAAGAGCGGACGGATTATTGTTGATGAGTTTAATCGCGTAAAAGGCTACGAAAACATTTTTGCCATTGGCGATGCCGCTGTAATGGAAGGCGATGCCGGCTTTCCACAAGGTCACCCGATGATGGCCCCGCCCGCCATGCAACAAGGGCAGTTGTTGGCCAAAAACCTGAAGCGATTGCTCCAGCAAAAAAACATGAAGCCATTCTTGTATTTCGATAAAGGATCCATGGCTACCATAGGCCGTAACCGCGCGGTGGTGGATTTAGGAAAACTAAGGTTCCAGGGATTTTTTGCGTGGTTTGTTTGGATGTTTGTTCACCTGATTTCCATCATCGGATTCCGGAACAAATTTTTTGTCATGTTCAGTTGGTTCTGGAGTTACTTTTCTTACGATAAGAGTAACCGGTTAATCATCAGCCGCAATAAGGATGGCGTTAACTGA
- a CDS encoding KUP/HAK/KT family potassium transporter produces MALESYHKHKTPLSAGGVLISLGIIYGDIGTSPLYVFRAIAGDHEISERLILGGLSCVFWTLTLVTTLKYIYMALNADNKGEGGIFALYALVRRYKAGWVVYPAIIGCATLIADGFITPAISVSSAVEGLKIFNPDLPIIQIVIVILIALFVFQQFGTGVVGKTFGPVMTVWFTTIGTLGTIQLIQNPSVLKAINPMYAVELLTLYPGGFWILGAVFLCTTGAEALYSDLGHCGKENIRVGWAFVKTALLLNYFGQAAWLLKQEGTTLGEQIPFYAIMPEWFLPFGIIIATSAAIIASQALISGTFTLVNEAMKLKLWPMTRVRYPSQLKGQIYIPSINWILMSGCILVVLYFKESSAMEGAYGLAITIDMLMTTSLLVYYFSLSRKSTIRAIGLALLFFSLEMMFLVSNLSKFSHGGWFAFIIASGLFLVLFVQLRARRLRTRHTEFVDLKHYVDMIKDLQADETIPKEATNLVFLAVADSKRYIDSNIIYSIFRKRPKRADVYWFLHVDTVDSPFTSKYSVDTIIPKKCFFVRIKLGFKADHRINLLFNKIVHEMADNGEIDLISPYPSLHKYSQTADFKFVIIQSWASPDSEISSFDRLIIQSYRLLKKFSLSTEAHYGIEAANLELEKAPIQVGPPALVKIKRDRDDER; encoded by the coding sequence ATGGCTTTAGAATCGTACCATAAACACAAAACCCCGCTTTCCGCTGGTGGTGTGCTCATCTCCCTTGGGATAATTTACGGGGATATTGGTACGTCTCCGCTGTATGTGTTCCGCGCTATTGCCGGTGATCACGAGATTTCCGAAAGGCTGATCCTCGGGGGATTATCCTGTGTGTTTTGGACACTCACCTTGGTCACCACCCTCAAGTACATTTACATGGCACTTAATGCCGACAATAAAGGCGAGGGCGGTATATTCGCATTGTATGCTTTGGTGCGCAGGTATAAAGCGGGTTGGGTAGTTTACCCGGCTATCATTGGGTGTGCTACCCTTATTGCCGATGGTTTCATAACTCCGGCCATCAGTGTTTCTTCTGCGGTTGAAGGTTTAAAAATTTTCAATCCCGATTTGCCGATCATCCAAATTGTTATCGTCATCCTTATTGCCTTGTTCGTATTCCAACAATTTGGCACCGGTGTGGTTGGCAAAACTTTTGGCCCTGTAATGACGGTATGGTTTACCACCATAGGCACCTTGGGAACCATTCAGTTAATTCAAAACCCCAGTGTATTAAAAGCAATCAACCCGATGTATGCAGTAGAGTTGCTGACCCTATATCCGGGCGGATTCTGGATACTGGGTGCAGTATTTCTATGTACCACAGGGGCTGAAGCACTTTACTCCGACCTTGGCCATTGTGGAAAGGAAAACATTCGTGTGGGTTGGGCTTTTGTTAAAACCGCGTTGCTGCTCAACTATTTTGGACAAGCCGCCTGGTTGTTGAAGCAAGAAGGCACAACGTTGGGTGAACAAATTCCATTTTATGCCATCATGCCCGAATGGTTTCTTCCGTTTGGTATCATCATCGCCACATCGGCAGCTATCATTGCCAGCCAGGCATTAATTTCCGGAACGTTTACACTTGTGAATGAGGCCATGAAATTAAAACTGTGGCCCATGACACGGGTGCGTTACCCAAGCCAGCTCAAGGGGCAGATCTACATTCCTTCCATTAACTGGATATTGATGAGTGGATGCATTTTGGTGGTACTCTACTTCAAAGAATCTTCAGCCATGGAAGGTGCTTACGGGTTAGCGATCACCATTGATATGCTGATGACAACATCGCTTTTGGTTTATTATTTCTCCCTATCCCGAAAATCAACAATACGCGCCATAGGCCTGGCTCTTTTATTCTTCTCACTGGAAATGATGTTCCTGGTTTCGAACCTGAGTAAGTTTAGTCATGGTGGCTGGTTTGCGTTTATCATTGCCAGCGGACTTTTCCTGGTATTGTTTGTTCAACTGCGTGCGCGAAGGTTACGAACCCGCCACACCGAGTTTGTTGACCTGAAGCACTATGTGGATATGATCAAGGACCTGCAGGCCGATGAAACCATTCCGAAGGAGGCTACAAACCTGGTGTTCCTGGCGGTAGCTGACAGTAAACGTTATATCGACTCAAACATTATTTATTCCATCTTCCGCAAGCGACCCAAGCGTGCCGATGTGTATTGGTTTCTTCATGTGGATACGGTGGACAGTCCGTTTACGAGTAAATATTCGGTAGATACCATCATCCCTAAAAAGTGTTTCTTCGTTCGGATTAAACTCGGTTTCAAAGCCGACCACCGCATCAACCTGCTCTTCAATAAAATTGTGCACGAAATGGCCGATAATGGCGAGATCGATCTGATCAGTCCGTATCCTTCGCTTCATAAATACAGCCAGACAGCCGACTTTAAATTTGTGATTATTCAATCATGGGCCTCACCCGACAGTGAAATTTCAAGCTTTGACAGGCTTATAATCCAAAGCTACCGGTTATTGAAAAAATTCAGCTTGTCTACCGAAGCCCATTACGGTATTGAAGCCGCCAACCTGGAGTTGGAAAAAGCCCCGATACAGGTTGGCCCCCCTGCCCTGGTTAAGATAAAACGCGACCGCGATGACGAACGGTAA
- a CDS encoding ABC transporter permease translates to MLRNLLVVAYRGITRNLSYTLINILGLSAGLSACLVIFLVVKFELSFDTFHKNSDRLFRVTRAASNASGIQHSAITPYPFAAAFRNDFNDIPLNTQFHYHEEVQATIGTEKYKAAHILFADSMFFKVFSYETLSGNPAVDLGQPGKVFLTETLAAKILKPGITHLTLDNKLEVEVVGIVKDPPANSHIRFSMIVSMPSLGKDFLGLPIDQWGMNMSGYSYLVLPAGMSTQAVEERLESFVKKYYVGEDASRQTYSLQPLSEIHFDERYIDTPGGQGYINRSSLLILSLLGAFILVVGCINFVNLSTAMAVKKSREIGVRKTLGASRNQLIAQYLSEAFLLTIVSTGFALLISELTLPFINQFLQKEISLNWNNGMLPAFLGGLILVTAVLSGLYPAFVLSAFNPVTVLKNKLSYQGSSGAYARKYLVVFQFMIAQMLIIGTLVVANQMNYLGSKPLGFTRHAIINIPLPETKKEKRESLNTLLETVPGVEKVSFSLGPPTSNSNFGTGYYLTERGNADRYEVAIKPVDYNYLETYGIELVAGRWFYENEEKMTDLSLPAKDRKYVCLVNEALVRQLGFSTNEEILDKLINIGLNDIDVPVVGVVKDFHTTSLHQTIGPVVLIHFPYFYYDAGIRINTASTNVVLKSIEEAYAKVFPEYLFNYTFLDNHLENLYRQEKQSLTLVQIFSGLAILISCLGLLGLVSFLTQQKVKEVGIRKVFGASVGSIVLLFSRNFIGLVLIAFLLAAPISWYAMNQWLQAFAYKTTIGYAVFGIAVIGTLVVAFLTVMYQSVKAALANPTLSLRNE, encoded by the coding sequence ATGTTACGAAACCTGCTTGTTGTAGCCTACCGTGGTATAACCAGAAATCTTAGCTACACACTTATTAACATACTGGGCTTAAGTGCCGGACTTTCCGCCTGTCTGGTTATTTTTCTGGTAGTGAAATTTGAACTTTCGTTCGACACGTTTCATAAAAATAGCGATCGGTTGTTCCGCGTAACCCGGGCTGCTTCAAATGCATCCGGAATACAACACTCAGCCATTACTCCTTATCCGTTTGCTGCTGCTTTCAGAAATGATTTTAATGACATTCCACTGAACACCCAGTTTCATTATCACGAAGAGGTACAGGCTACCATAGGAACAGAAAAATATAAAGCAGCGCATATCCTGTTTGCCGACTCCATGTTTTTCAAGGTCTTCAGCTATGAAACGCTTTCGGGAAATCCGGCAGTTGATCTTGGTCAACCCGGCAAAGTTTTTCTTACAGAAACGTTAGCCGCAAAAATTTTAAAGCCTGGCATTACACACCTCACCCTAGACAATAAACTGGAAGTGGAAGTGGTTGGAATAGTAAAAGACCCACCAGCAAACTCACACATCCGGTTTTCCATGATTGTTTCCATGCCTTCCTTGGGTAAGGATTTTTTAGGATTGCCTATAGACCAGTGGGGAATGAATATGTCGGGATACAGTTACCTGGTGCTGCCAGCGGGAATGTCGACACAAGCAGTTGAAGAGCGGCTTGAATCATTTGTTAAGAAGTACTACGTGGGTGAGGATGCAAGCCGGCAAACCTACAGCCTACAGCCCCTGAGCGAAATTCACTTTGACGAACGATACATTGACACGCCTGGTGGACAGGGATACATTAACCGTTCGAGTCTACTTATACTTAGCCTACTTGGCGCATTCATTCTGGTTGTAGGATGCATCAATTTTGTTAACCTCAGTACGGCAATGGCAGTTAAAAAGTCGCGTGAGATTGGCGTACGTAAAACACTCGGTGCATCACGCAACCAGCTTATCGCACAATACCTCTCCGAAGCATTCTTACTCACCATAGTATCAACCGGGTTCGCTTTGCTGATCTCCGAATTGACGCTGCCATTTATTAATCAATTTCTTCAGAAAGAAATTTCACTAAACTGGAACAATGGTATGTTGCCTGCTTTTCTTGGGGGTCTTATTCTTGTTACTGCTGTACTTTCTGGTTTGTATCCGGCCTTTGTATTGTCGGCCTTTAATCCTGTAACAGTGCTTAAGAATAAGTTGAGTTATCAGGGAAGTTCTGGTGCGTATGCGCGTAAATATCTGGTAGTGTTTCAGTTTATGATTGCACAAATGTTGATTATCGGTACGTTAGTAGTGGCCAACCAAATGAATTATCTGGGGTCAAAGCCATTAGGCTTCACCAGGCATGCTATCATAAATATTCCACTGCCTGAAACCAAAAAAGAAAAACGGGAATCCCTTAATACCTTGCTGGAAACAGTGCCAGGAGTAGAAAAGGTATCTTTCTCACTTGGGCCCCCCACTTCAAACAGCAATTTTGGCACGGGCTATTACCTGACCGAACGCGGTAATGCAGACCGGTATGAGGTGGCCATTAAACCTGTTGATTACAATTATCTGGAAACCTATGGTATTGAATTGGTAGCGGGACGCTGGTTCTATGAAAATGAAGAGAAGATGACCGACCTTTCGTTACCAGCTAAAGACCGAAAGTATGTTTGCCTTGTTAATGAGGCACTGGTACGGCAACTGGGGTTCAGTACGAACGAAGAAATCTTAGACAAACTTATCAACATAGGGTTGAATGATATAGATGTACCTGTGGTGGGTGTTGTGAAAGATTTTCACACAACATCGCTTCATCAAACCATAGGGCCTGTTGTGCTTATCCACTTTCCTTATTTTTATTACGATGCAGGCATTCGGATTAATACAGCGAGTACTAACGTAGTGTTGAAATCGATTGAAGAGGCTTATGCTAAAGTATTTCCCGAATATTTATTCAATTATACTTTTCTGGATAATCACCTTGAAAATTTGTATCGCCAGGAGAAGCAATCCCTTACATTAGTTCAAATCTTTTCCGGTCTTGCTATCCTGATTAGCTGCCTGGGTTTACTGGGGCTTGTGTCATTCCTCACGCAACAAAAAGTAAAAGAAGTTGGTATCCGAAAAGTCTTTGGAGCCTCTGTGGGGAGCATTGTGTTGTTGTTTTCCCGAAATTTTATCGGTTTAGTCCTCATTGCCTTTCTGCTGGCCGCACCCATTAGCTGGTACGCCATGAACCAATGGTTGCAGGCATTTGCTTACAAGACCACCATTGGTTACGCTGTGTTTGGTATTGCCGTTATCGGCACATTGGTTGTTGCGTTTCTTACAGTAATGTACCAATCAGTAAAAGCTGCTTTGGCAAATCCAACACTATCATTACGAAACGAATAA
- a CDS encoding ABC transporter permease, which yields MFRNYLAIALRNLLKHKAFSMINIGGLAVGMACCVLLVLYIHDEFSFEQHFTDHERIYRIYSVFSRDGNSESFPRTSPPVAMALAQEFPEVETATRLVPIPEVEQHLIRYEENLFYEKTGYLTDSTFFDVFSFAFQEGNPQTALDRPNTVVVTAELAEKIFGKAEALDKSIIISSGQYTDTLFISGVLKPNPKPSHVNASFYMSMNGHPMGNFINTTTTWAWQNFVISYVKLKPNTSPTTVDEKISALIDRHSGTDLKNAGLQKEMYLQPLDNIHLHSDFQNSFGMAEAGNIEYIYILGSIGIFILLLACINFMNLTTAKASQRAGEVGVRKSLGATRPNLIRQFLGESMTIVLLALLLALILVQITLPFFNDLTQKALSLQSINISFILGIMLLIGIVTALVAGSYPAFFLSSFQPAIVLKDKRLSGGSSNFLRKSLVVFQFVISITLISSIVIIHRQLNFIQSKPLGFDPEYKIMIPLRTDESKQQYLQLKNLFAQIGGVEKISAARSLPSTPMLSDFAVYPKGSSQDRGIIHRNTVVDENYFDLLDIKLLTGRTHVFETDSFSWQNPSRKIMVNKASLQTLNISLEEALGTQLLSEWQGQTFTHEIIGVVDDFHQFSLHESIAPLIFWIPANRGNYNFIIASVSPQNYQHIIQQMEVKWKQLVQRTPFEADFLSDSVKRQYQNDQRVSKIIFVFTSLAIIISCLGLYGLSVYIAERKVKEIGIRKVLGGSVSSIVGMLSKEFVILVIIALIIAAPVGYYAMNKWLQSFAYKIELNVVVFVITGIISLVIAWLTVGFESIKAAMANPVNSLRNE from the coding sequence ATGTTCCGCAACTACTTAGCCATCGCCCTTCGAAACCTGCTCAAGCATAAAGCATTCTCCATGATCAATATTGGCGGTCTTGCCGTTGGCATGGCTTGTTGTGTTTTGCTGGTTCTCTACATCCATGATGAATTCAGCTTCGAACAACATTTTACAGACCACGAACGCATTTACCGCATCTACAGCGTTTTCTCGCGCGATGGAAACTCGGAATCATTTCCACGAACTTCACCCCCGGTGGCCATGGCGCTGGCACAAGAATTTCCGGAAGTAGAAACAGCTACCCGGCTGGTTCCCATTCCGGAAGTAGAACAACACCTGATACGGTATGAAGAAAACCTGTTCTATGAAAAAACAGGTTACCTTACTGATTCAACATTCTTCGATGTTTTTTCCTTTGCGTTTCAGGAAGGCAATCCGCAAACCGCGTTGGATCGCCCAAATACTGTTGTGGTTACGGCTGAATTAGCCGAAAAAATTTTCGGAAAAGCGGAGGCGTTGGATAAGTCTATCATCATCAGCAGTGGTCAGTATACCGATACCCTGTTTATCAGTGGCGTACTCAAACCAAATCCCAAACCTTCGCATGTCAATGCTTCTTTTTACATGAGCATGAACGGGCACCCCATGGGCAATTTCATCAACACCACAACCACCTGGGCCTGGCAGAATTTCGTTATCAGCTATGTAAAGCTGAAACCAAACACCTCACCAACCACCGTGGATGAAAAAATTTCAGCATTAATTGACCGGCATTCAGGCACCGATTTAAAAAATGCCGGGCTGCAAAAAGAGATGTACCTGCAGCCATTAGACAATATTCATCTCCATTCTGATTTTCAAAATTCATTCGGCATGGCCGAGGCGGGCAACATCGAATACATTTATATATTGGGTTCGATCGGGATATTTATTTTGTTGCTGGCTTGCATCAACTTCATGAACCTGACAACGGCTAAGGCTTCGCAACGTGCCGGTGAAGTGGGCGTGCGTAAATCATTAGGCGCCACGCGTCCAAATCTTATCCGCCAGTTCTTAGGCGAATCCATGACCATTGTTTTGCTGGCGCTGCTGCTGGCATTGATCCTGGTACAAATAACCTTACCCTTCTTCAACGACCTTACCCAAAAGGCGCTAAGCCTTCAATCGATCAACATCTCCTTCATCCTGGGGATCATGCTACTCATTGGTATTGTTACAGCGCTGGTTGCGGGAAGTTATCCGGCATTTTTCCTCTCGTCATTTCAACCGGCTATTGTTTTAAAAGATAAACGCCTGAGTGGTGGCAGCTCCAATTTTTTACGCAAAAGTCTGGTTGTATTTCAATTTGTCATTTCCATTACGCTAATCTCTTCAATCGTCATCATCCATCGCCAACTGAATTTTATTCAAAGCAAACCATTGGGTTTTGATCCGGAATATAAAATCATGATTCCATTACGGACCGATGAATCGAAGCAACAATATCTGCAACTCAAAAATTTGTTTGCGCAGATTGGCGGTGTTGAGAAAATATCCGCAGCCCGCAGCTTACCTTCAACCCCCATGCTGAGCGATTTTGCTGTATATCCGAAAGGATCATCGCAAGACAGAGGCATAATCCATCGAAATACTGTAGTAGATGAGAACTATTTCGATTTATTAGATATCAAATTACTGACCGGAAGAACGCATGTGTTTGAAACCGATAGCTTTTCGTGGCAGAACCCCAGCCGCAAAATCATGGTAAACAAAGCCAGCCTGCAAACCCTGAATATTTCATTAGAAGAAGCGTTAGGAACACAACTGCTTTCAGAATGGCAAGGGCAAACCTTCACGCACGAAATTATAGGTGTAGTTGACGATTTCCATCAGTTTTCACTCCATGAATCCATTGCTCCGCTTATATTCTGGATACCGGCTAATCGCGGAAATTACAATTTCATCATAGCCTCAGTAAGCCCGCAGAATTACCAGCACATCATTCAACAAATGGAAGTGAAGTGGAAGCAGCTGGTTCAGCGCACGCCATTTGAAGCAGACTTTTTAAGTGATAGCGTGAAGCGTCAATACCAAAATGACCAGCGCGTTTCAAAAATCATATTTGTATTTACGAGTTTAGCCATCATCATTTCCTGTCTCGGTCTGTATGGACTATCGGTATACATAGCCGAACGCAAAGTAAAAGAAATCGGCATCCGAAAAGTATTGGGTGGCTCCGTAAGCAGCATTGTTGGGATGCTCTCCAAAGAATTTGTGATTCTGGTAATCATCGCTCTAATAATTGCTGCACCGGTTGGCTATTATGCCATGAACAAATGGCTTCAGTCATTCGCGTATAAAATTGAATTGAATGTTGTGGTCTTTGTTATCACCGGCATCATCTCGCTTGTAATCGCCTGGCTTACCGTTGGCTTTGAATCGATTAAGGCGGCCATGGCCAACCCGGTTAATTCATTACGAAACGAATAA
- a CDS encoding ABC transporter permease codes for MLLNNLKIALRNLLRYKSFSIINILGLTIGLTLFLAITLYIMDEFSFDRFHTKKDRIYRAVITAEYDGQVNKWGRVPNRVATTAQQEIPEIEKATRYFHHNFGDIAFLSTDDEKFSETQLFYADPELFDIFSIEFVQGNPDQPLSKPGSIVISESAAKKYFAKTDPIGKTITVNNNLSFEVTGVYRDFPGNSSLKANLIASFASNWFGREQNQSWGNASFESFFLLHDGVSKATIDNKIEEMLGRHLEKENRWYTISLQPLLDIHLKSGDLNTSFDRTTYGDINQVKILIALALIILLIAAVNYMNMATALSQRRNKEVGISKTLGATTSLLNKKFYFETGLFVLLAITLSMVLFTTLLPFFNELTGKQVTTVFLSSNLFWTGFVLVGIILTVLAGSYPAWYLSSFSPKAALQKVTTAGTQVMIRKGLVVFQFTVSMVLIVTTIVFYRQMNYIQNKKLGYEPEQVVAIMTSATRDQELIRTLKTEFESLAEVKQVSRSQAYPGIGTSGYTIRHERNEQNGASIYTTRATHEVLDVLGIKLLAGRSLPELKDPNDTTIQVVLNKSAVDYLQLTPEEAIGRQVFIFNNAPAEVVGVTEDFHFASMHQKIGPYCFNNHTDNGYIYLLVKVETNNLMETISTLESTYKKIIPAAFDYTFIDDRMAGLYKAEQKLANVVLTASVIAIFIACLGLYALAAFTAEQRTKEIGIRKVMGASVSQLVTLLSKDFLMLVMIAVVVGIPVSYYLSDRWLESFAYKTSIGISVFILAGSLSLLIAWITVGFESVKASLSNPVNSLRNE; via the coding sequence ATGCTATTAAACAATTTAAAAATCGCCTTACGCAACTTGCTGCGTTATAAATCATTCAGCATCATCAACATTCTCGGGCTAACCATTGGGCTCACCCTGTTTTTAGCCATTACACTTTATATAATGGATGAATTTTCGTTCGATAGGTTTCACACCAAAAAAGATCGTATTTACCGTGCTGTGATTACGGCTGAATATGACGGGCAGGTGAATAAATGGGGGCGAGTACCCAACCGGGTAGCAACAACAGCACAACAGGAAATACCCGAAATTGAAAAAGCCACACGGTACTTTCACCATAACTTCGGTGATATCGCCTTTCTTTCAACGGATGATGAAAAGTTTAGCGAAACACAACTGTTTTATGCCGACCCTGAATTGTTCGACATCTTCTCTATTGAGTTTGTCCAAGGCAACCCAGATCAGCCACTATCAAAACCAGGTTCGATTGTGATCAGCGAAAGTGCAGCTAAAAAATATTTTGCCAAAACTGATCCAATCGGTAAAACGATAACCGTGAACAACAACCTGTCGTTTGAAGTAACCGGTGTGTACCGCGATTTTCCGGGCAACTCATCACTGAAGGCCAACCTGATAGCTTCGTTTGCATCAAATTGGTTTGGGAGGGAACAAAACCAAAGCTGGGGCAATGCCAGTTTTGAGTCGTTCTTCTTACTTCATGACGGTGTTTCAAAAGCCACCATCGACAATAAAATTGAGGAAATGCTGGGCCGCCACCTGGAAAAAGAAAACCGGTGGTATACCATTTCACTTCAGCCACTACTGGACATCCACCTGAAGTCGGGCGACCTGAACACTTCATTTGACCGCACCACATATGGCGACATTAACCAGGTAAAAATCCTGATAGCCCTTGCGCTTATTATCCTGTTGATTGCCGCTGTAAACTATATGAACATGGCCACGGCACTATCGCAACGCAGGAATAAAGAAGTTGGTATTTCAAAAACATTAGGGGCAACTACCAGCCTGCTGAATAAAAAATTCTATTTCGAGACCGGTTTATTTGTATTACTGGCCATTACATTAAGCATGGTTCTGTTTACTACGCTCCTTCCCTTCTTTAACGAACTTACCGGAAAGCAGGTAACAACAGTTTTTTTAAGTAGCAATTTGTTTTGGACAGGCTTTGTACTGGTTGGCATAATCCTTACCGTGTTGGCAGGCTCATACCCAGCCTGGTACCTCTCTTCCTTCTCGCCAAAAGCTGCGCTTCAAAAAGTAACAACGGCCGGAACCCAGGTTATGATTCGCAAAGGACTGGTGGTTTTTCAGTTCACCGTATCCATGGTACTGATCGTAACCACCATTGTGTTTTACAGGCAGATGAACTACATCCAAAACAAAAAGCTTGGTTACGAACCAGAACAGGTGGTTGCCATTATGACCTCCGCAACACGCGATCAGGAACTGATTCGTACATTAAAAACAGAATTTGAATCATTGGCCGAAGTAAAGCAAGTTAGTCGCAGCCAAGCCTATCCGGGCATTGGTACCAGCGGGTACACCATCAGGCACGAAAGGAACGAACAAAATGGAGCTTCTATCTACACTACACGGGCTACCCATGAAGTACTGGATGTGTTAGGGATAAAATTACTGGCCGGTCGTTCCCTTCCCGAATTAAAAGATCCCAATGACACAACCATACAAGTTGTATTGAACAAAAGCGCAGTGGACTACCTACAACTTACACCCGAAGAAGCCATAGGCCGGCAGGTATTCATCTTCAATAATGCACCTGCTGAAGTGGTAGGCGTAACGGAAGATTTTCACTTTGCCTCCATGCACCAGAAAATCGGGCCGTATTGTTTCAACAACCATACGGACAACGGATATATATACCTGTTGGTGAAAGTAGAAACGAATAACTTAATGGAAACGATCAGCACGCTTGAATCGACCTACAAGAAAATTATCCCAGCCGCGTTCGATTATACCTTTATTGACGACCGTATGGCAGGACTTTATAAAGCTGAACAAAAACTGGCCAATGTGGTATTGACAGCATCCGTCATTGCCATTTTCATCGCTTGCCTTGGCTTGTATGCATTGGCAGCTTTCACAGCTGAGCAACGCACAAAAGAAATTGGCATCCGCAAAGTGATGGGCGCTTCGGTATCGCAATTGGTAACCTTACTTTCAAAAGATTTTCTGATGTTGGTAATGATTGCCGTTGTTGTTGGAATACCTGTTAGCTATTACCTGTCGGATCGCTGGCTGGAAAGCTTTGCCTATAAAACCAGTATAGGCATTTCCGTATTTATACTGGCCGGATCATTAAGCCTGCTGATCGCGTGGATTACCGTTGGTTTTGAATCGGTAAAAGCCTCACTGTCAAACCCTGTGAACTCATTACGAAACGAATAA